From the Euphorbia lathyris chromosome 6, ddEupLath1.1, whole genome shotgun sequence genome, one window contains:
- the LOC136233599 gene encoding serine/threonine-protein kinase PBL35-like, protein MGKSEVNKSDDGEVEGPGCWFKFRFLGNCVASKTKDDICTSGTSTQNAASKSTSDTTNDTSRGHPVVPLGSTSTTSNTGSTLSSNMSGELKISSQLQKFSYYELKSATRNFRPESLLGEGGFGCVFKGWISDSGTSPVKPGNGVPVAVKTLNHDGLQGHKEWLAEVNFLGDLLHPNLVKLVGYCIEDNQRLLVYEFMPRGSLENHLFRRSLPLPWSTRIKIALGAAQGLAFLHEEAERPVIYRDFKASNILLDGDYNAKLSDFGLAKDGPEGDKTHVSTRVMGTYGYAAPEYVMTGHLTSKSDVYSFGVVLLEMLTGRRSMDKNRPNGEHNLVEWARPQLGERQRFYRLIDPRLEGHFSIKGAQKAIRLASQCLNRDAKSRPLMSEVVHVLKPLQHLKDMACSSSYFQAMQAERAGSNISARNLNGSRVQHAGQARNLQKPIRSLSIQNGPHVSPRNQKHYQSPTPNAGRP, encoded by the exons ATGGGAAAATCAGAGGTAAATAAGAGTGATGATGGAGAAGTAGAGGGGCCTGGATGTTGGTTTAAGTTTAGGTTTTTGGGAAACTGTGTTGCTTCAAAGACCAAAGATGATATCTGCACAAGTGGAACTAGCACACAAAATG CGGCAAGTAAATCTACAAGCGATACCACCAATGATACTAGCAGAGGCCATCCAGTTGTTCCACTTGGATCAACTTCGACCACAAGCAATACTGGAAGTACTCTCAGCTCCAACATGAGTGGGGAACTAAAAATTTCCTCTCAGCTCCAGAAGTTCTCATATTATGAGCTTAAGTCAGCAACAAGGAATTTTAGGCCTGAAAGTCTTCTTGGTGAGGGTGGGTTTGGCTGCGTATTCAAAGGTTGGATTAGTGACTCTGGGACTTCTCCTGTTAAACCTGGCAATGGGGTCCCTGTTGCAGTAAAAACTCTCAACCATGATGGACTTCAGGGTCATAAAGAATGGCTT GCTGAAGTTAATTTTCTCGGTGATCTTCTCCATCCTAATTTAGTAAAGCTAGTAGGCTACTGCATTGAGGATAACCAGAGGTTGCTGGTTTATGAGTTTATGCCTCGAGGAAGCTTGGAAAATCACCTCTTCAGAA GGTCCCTGCCTCTTCCCTGGTCTACCCGAATAAAAATTGCCCTTGGTGCTGCACAGGGTCTTGCCTTTCTTCATGAGGAAGCTGAACGACCAGTGATATATCGAGATTTTAAAGCATCTAATATCCTGCTTGATGGG GATTACAATGCCAAGCTTTCTGATTTCGGACTGGCCAAAGATGGTCCTGAAGGAGATAAGACTCACGTGTCTACACGTGTAATGGGAACATATGGTTATGCAGCCCCTGAGTATGTGATGACAG GGCATCTGACCTCGAAAAGTGATGTGTACAGCTTCGGGGTGGTTTTACTTGAAATGTTAACTGGCAGAAGATCCATGGACAAAAACCGGCCAAATGGCGAGCATAATCTAGTGGAATGGGCACGACCGCAGCTAGGGGAAAGACAGCGGTTCTACCGACTGATAGATCCTCGCCTTGAAGGACACTTCTCGATAAAGGGCGCTCAAAAGGCAATCCGGTTGGCTTCTCAATGTCTTAACCGCGATGCAAAATCCAGACCTCTGATGAGTGAAGTCGTTCATGTCTTGAAACCTCTGCAACACCTAAAGGACATGGCCTGTTCTTCATCCTACTTTCAGGCCATGCAAGCAGAGCGAGCCGGCTCTAATATTAGTGCCCGAAATTTAAATGGAAGTAGGGTGCAGCATGCAGGACAGGCAAGGAATTTACAGAAGCCGATAAGGAGCTTAAGCATACAGAACGGACCTCATGTTTCTCCGCGTAACCAAAAGCATTACCAGTCACCGACTCCTAATGCTGGGCGACCATAG
- the LOC136233600 gene encoding serine/threonine-protein kinase SAPK3-like has product MEERYEPIKELGSGNFGVARLVKDKKSKELFAVKYIERGKKIDENVQREIINHRSLRHPNIVRFKEVLLTPSHLAIVMEYAAGGELFAKICSAGRFSEDEARFFFQQLISGVSYCHAMEICHRDLKLENTLLDGSPTPRLKICDFGYSKSGLLHSQPKSTVGTPAYIAPEVLSRKEYDGKIADVWSCGVTLYVMLVGAYPFEDPEDPRNFRKTIGRIMSVQYSIPDYVRVSADCKHLLSRIFVANPAKRITIPEIKQHPWFLKNLPKELIEIEKKKNAESKVDEPSQSPEEVMRIVQEAKTPGAGGKMSELGVGTTSDDLLEEEEADMESEIDVSGDFLP; this is encoded by the exons ATGGAGGAGAGATATGAGCCAATTAAAGAACTTGGTTCTGGGAATTTTGGGGTTGCTAGATTAGTTAAGGATAAGAAGTCCAAAGAGCTTTTTGCTGTTAAGTACATAGAGAGAGGGaaaaag ATTGATGAGAATGTCCAGAGAGAAATTATCAACCACAGATCCTTAAGGCATCCCAATATTGTCCGGTTCAAAGAG GTCTTATTGACTCCGAGTCATTTGGCAATTGTTATGGAATATGCAGCTGGTGGTGAACTCTTTGCAAAGATATGCAGTGCTGGTAGATTTAGTGAAGATGAG GCGAGGTTTTTCTTCCAGCAGCTGATATCAGGAGTCAGCTATTGCCATGCCATG GAAATTTGTCACAGAGATTTGAAACTTGAAAACACACTCTTAGATGGAAGCCCCACGCCACGACTTAAAATATGTGACTTTGGCTACTCAaag TCTGGCCTATTGCATTCACAACCTAAATCAACAGTTGGAACGCCTGCTTATATTGCTCCTGAAGTTCTATCCCGGAAGGAATATGATGGAAAG ATTGCAGATGTTTGGTCATGTGGGGTGACACTATATGTAATGTTGGTGGGAGCATACCCTTTTGAAGATCCTGAAGATCCTAGGAACTTCCGAAAAACTATCGGG AGAATAATGAGTGTTCAGTACTCCATACCGGACTATGTGCGGGTTTCTGCAGATTGCAAGCATCTGCTGTCTCGTATTTTCGTTGCTAACCCTGCCAAG AGGATTACAATCCCGGAAATAAAGCAGCACCCATGGTTCCTAAAGAATCTACCAAAAGAACTGATTGAaatagagaaaaagaagaatgcaGAATCGAAAGTAGACGAACCAAGTCAAAGCCCTGAAGAAGTAATGCGCATAGTACAAGAGGCAAAAACACCAGGGGCAGGGGGGAAAATGAGTGAACTAGGTGTTGGTACTACATCTGATGACTtattagaagaagaagaagctgataTGGAATCTGAGATTGATGTCAGTGGTGACTTTCTTCCCTGA